From Rhizobium sp. NZLR1, a single genomic window includes:
- a CDS encoding DEAD/DEAH box helicase, with protein MTTFADLGLSQKVLSAVTDAGYTIPTPIQAGAIPFALERRDICGIAQTGTGKTASFVLPMLSLLEKGRARARMPRTLILEPTRELAAQVAENFEKYGKNHRLNVALLIGGVSFEDQDRKLERGADVLICTPGRLLDHFERGKLLMSGVEILVIDEADRMLDMGFIPDIERIAKMIPFTRQTLFFSATMPSEIQKLADRFLQNPERIEVAKPASAAETVTQRFVASHGKDYEKRAVLRELVRAQTELKNAIVFCNRKKDVADLFRSLERHGFSVGALHGDMDQRSRTMTLQSFRDGNLQLLVASDVAARGLDIPDVSHVFNFDVPIHSEDYVHRIGRTGRAGRSGASFTLVTKRDTKFVDAIEKLIGQKVEWLSGDVNSLPPAEESAESERPRRNSRERGAKSERGERDRGRGRGNRSASVHKSDNDIQDNGVDVIQAAPVKADIVKNERKAEQKPQNNARNSRPYPANDDSRDRRRHRDHDDGPTPVGFGDDIPAFMLIAGSAKI; from the coding sequence TTGACGACATTCGCTGACCTTGGCTTGAGCCAAAAAGTGCTATCCGCTGTTACCGACGCGGGCTACACGATCCCCACGCCTATTCAGGCGGGAGCCATTCCCTTTGCGCTCGAGCGCCGCGATATTTGCGGCATCGCGCAGACGGGCACTGGCAAGACGGCATCCTTCGTTCTGCCGATGCTGTCGCTTCTGGAAAAGGGGCGCGCCCGCGCCCGCATGCCCCGTACGCTGATTCTCGAGCCGACGCGCGAACTCGCCGCCCAGGTCGCCGAGAATTTTGAAAAATACGGCAAGAACCACCGTCTCAACGTCGCCCTGCTGATCGGCGGCGTTTCCTTCGAGGACCAGGATCGCAAGCTCGAGCGCGGCGCCGACGTGCTGATTTGCACGCCAGGCCGCCTGCTCGACCATTTCGAGCGCGGCAAGCTTTTGATGAGCGGCGTCGAGATCCTCGTCATCGACGAGGCCGACCGCATGCTCGACATGGGCTTCATCCCCGATATCGAGCGCATCGCCAAGATGATCCCATTCACCCGCCAGACGCTGTTTTTCTCGGCAACCATGCCGTCGGAGATCCAGAAGCTTGCCGACCGCTTCCTGCAAAATCCCGAGCGCATCGAAGTGGCAAAGCCGGCGTCGGCCGCAGAGACCGTGACGCAGCGCTTCGTCGCCTCGCACGGTAAGGACTACGAGAAGCGCGCGGTTCTGCGCGAACTCGTCCGCGCCCAGACCGAACTCAAGAACGCCATCGTCTTCTGCAACCGCAAGAAGGATGTTGCCGATCTCTTCCGGTCGCTGGAGCGCCACGGCTTCTCCGTCGGTGCCCTGCATGGGGATATGGATCAGCGCTCCCGCACGATGACGCTGCAGAGCTTCCGTGACGGCAATCTCCAGCTGCTGGTTGCCTCCGACGTCGCCGCCCGCGGCCTCGACATTCCCGATGTCAGCCACGTCTTCAATTTCGACGTGCCGATCCACTCCGAGGATTACGTCCACCGCATCGGCCGCACCGGCCGTGCCGGCCGCTCGGGTGCCTCCTTCACGCTCGTCACCAAGCGCGACACCAAATTCGTCGATGCGATCGAAAAGCTGATCGGCCAAAAGGTCGAGTGGCTGAGCGGCGATGTGAATTCCTTGCCGCCGGCAGAAGAAAGCGCCGAAAGCGAGCGCCCGCGGCGCAACAGCCGCGAGCGTGGCGCAAAGAGTGAACGGGGTGAGAGGGATCGTGGGCGCGGACGCGGCAATCGCAGCGCCTCGGTTCATAAATCTGATAACGACATCCAGGATAATGGCGTAGACGTGATCCAAGCAGCACCAGTAAAGGCCGACATCGTGAAGAACGAGCGCAAAGCAGAGCAGAAGCCGCAAAACAATGCGCGCAACAGCCGGCCTTATCCGGCAAACGATGACAGCCGCGACCGCCGCCGCCATCGCGACCACGACGACGGCCCGACCCCGGTCGGCTTCGGCGACGATATCCCGGCCTTCATGCTGATCGCCGGCAGCGCCAAGATCTGA
- a CDS encoding NUDIX domain-containing protein — MGKPGLDFPGFGVGLVILRDAKVLLYKRLRPPEAGYWNIVGGKVDHMEPAEQAARREAEEETGLKIGRIEKIGMTEQIIDTDRQHWISLLYLACDVEGEPQLTEPDKLSDFGWFPLTDLPSPLSAFTKAAIAALPSAERGQLSARSDAS, encoded by the coding sequence ATGGGTAAGCCCGGTCTCGATTTTCCGGGCTTCGGCGTCGGCCTGGTGATTCTGCGCGACGCCAAGGTACTCCTGTATAAACGCCTGCGTCCACCGGAAGCCGGCTATTGGAATATCGTCGGCGGCAAGGTCGACCACATGGAGCCGGCCGAGCAGGCTGCGCGCCGCGAGGCCGAGGAAGAAACCGGCCTCAAGATCGGTCGGATCGAGAAAATCGGCATGACCGAACAGATCATCGATACCGACCGCCAGCACTGGATTTCGCTTCTCTATCTCGCCTGCGACGTCGAAGGCGAGCCGCAACTGACGGAACCGGACAAGCTTTCGGATTTCGGCTGGTTTCCCCTGACTGATTTACCCTCGCCGTTGTCGGCCTTCACCAAGGCTGCGATCGCAGCGCTGCCCTCAGCCGAACGCGGTCAGCTATCGGCGCGCAGCGACGCCTCATAG
- a CDS encoding TfoX/Sxy family protein — MDTAGIEEMFQGLGPVTVKRMFGGKGIYHLGRIIALEVRDEMLLKADETSAPEFAAAGATQWSYEGKKGKPVKMPYWSIPDEAYDDPDLMAKWVRLAYEASLRADS, encoded by the coding sequence ATGGACACTGCCGGCATCGAGGAAATGTTTCAGGGGCTCGGTCCCGTCACGGTCAAGCGCATGTTCGGCGGCAAGGGCATCTATCATCTCGGGCGCATCATCGCGCTCGAAGTGCGGGACGAGATGTTGCTGAAGGCCGACGAGACGAGCGCCCCTGAATTTGCCGCCGCCGGCGCCACGCAGTGGAGCTACGAGGGCAAGAAGGGCAAGCCGGTGAAGATGCCCTACTGGTCGATCCCCGACGAGGCTTACGACGATCCCGATCTGATGGCGAAATGGGTGCGGCTTGCCTATGAGGCGTCGCTGCGCGCCGATAGCTGA
- a CDS encoding flavin reductase yields the protein MLNRQHIDPGLYRDAMSRYAGHVQLVTTAMGELRRGVTITAACSVSDNPASVLICLNNTNPKNEIFFRSGVFVLNTLGAHHQGVADAFSGRTSLADSERFASARFETLVTGAPVLADALAAFDCRVTDIKEMPTHNVIFGEVAAVRFSEKHAALVYMNRDYHAL from the coding sequence GTGTTGAACAGGCAGCATATCGACCCCGGTCTTTATCGAGACGCCATGAGCCGTTATGCCGGCCATGTGCAACTCGTGACGACGGCGATGGGCGAGTTGCGCCGCGGCGTCACCATCACCGCCGCCTGCTCGGTCTCGGACAATCCAGCCTCGGTGCTGATCTGCCTCAACAACACCAATCCGAAGAACGAGATCTTTTTCCGTAGCGGCGTCTTCGTGCTGAACACGCTCGGCGCTCATCATCAGGGCGTTGCCGACGCCTTTTCCGGACGGACGTCGCTTGCCGATAGCGAGCGTTTCGCCAGCGCTCGTTTTGAGACGCTGGTCACCGGCGCGCCTGTGCTCGCCGATGCGCTCGCAGCCTTCGATTGCCGGGTGACCGACATCAAGGAAATGCCGACGCACAATGTCATCTTCGGCGAGGTCGCGGCCGTGCGCTTCAGCGAAAAGCACGCGGCGCTCGTCTATATGAACCGGGATTATCACGCGCTGTGA
- a CDS encoding ABC transporter substrate-binding protein — MINLRGIAAFLALLGAAAQGHAAGVTIGVVAPQNGPLALLGAQIAAGAGFEIQQSGNTLVAINETCEDNSGAAIADALVAAKVQVAVGFLCSETLEGALPKLKDANIPAMTVSARSRILMEDALKNGWPLFRLAPADGAEAAKINEVILKDWAADPIALIEDGTIHGRELTEAVRNALEQNGLKPVFTDTYRPGQEQQIALVRRLKRAGASRVFIGGDRNDVAIIARDAKAENIPLSILGGDATRAADQPLPLNAGVRAVALPEYAALPEGTAAADALRTKGIEPEGYVLPSLAAALIAGQAAEAAAAAGKPFQEALMGTTFQTPVGAIVFTAAHELSQNPYRLLEWRGNGFFPPAAPPQ; from the coding sequence ATGATCAACCTGCGTGGCATAGCAGCCTTTCTGGCGCTGCTGGGAGCGGCGGCGCAAGGCCATGCGGCCGGCGTGACGATCGGCGTCGTCGCCCCTCAAAACGGCCCGCTCGCTTTGCTCGGCGCCCAGATTGCCGCCGGCGCCGGTTTCGAGATCCAGCAGTCCGGCAATACCCTCGTCGCCATCAACGAGACCTGCGAGGACAATAGTGGCGCTGCGATTGCCGATGCGCTGGTTGCAGCCAAGGTGCAGGTCGCGGTCGGCTTTCTCTGTAGCGAGACGCTGGAAGGCGCGCTGCCGAAGCTGAAGGACGCCAACATTCCTGCGATGACCGTCTCGGCGCGCTCCCGCATCCTGATGGAGGATGCGCTGAAAAACGGCTGGCCGCTGTTTCGCCTGGCGCCCGCCGATGGCGCCGAAGCCGCAAAGATCAACGAAGTGATCCTGAAGGACTGGGCCGCAGATCCGATCGCACTGATCGAGGACGGCACCATCCATGGCCGCGAACTGACGGAAGCGGTGCGCAATGCGCTGGAGCAGAACGGCCTGAAGCCGGTCTTTACCGATACCTACCGGCCAGGACAGGAGCAGCAGATCGCTCTCGTGCGCCGCCTGAAACGGGCCGGTGCGAGCAGGGTTTTCATCGGCGGCGATCGCAACGATGTCGCCATCATCGCCCGCGACGCCAAGGCGGAAAACATCCCGCTGTCCATTCTCGGCGGCGATGCCACGCGCGCCGCCGACCAGCCGCTGCCGCTCAATGCCGGCGTACGCGCCGTCGCCCTGCCCGAATACGCCGCTCTGCCGGAAGGCACGGCTGCAGCCGACGCGCTGCGTACCAAAGGCATCGAGCCGGAAGGCTATGTCCTGCCGTCGCTGGCAGCGGCACTGATTGCCGGCCAGGCCGCGGAAGCCGCCGCTGCGGCCGGCAAGCCTTTCCAGGAGGCACTGATGGGCACTACATTCCAGACGCCGGTCGGCGCCATCGTCTTCACCGCCGCGCATGAACTTTCGCAAAACCCGTACCGCCTGCTCGAATGGCGGGGCAACGGCTTTTTTCCACCGGCCGCGCCGCCGCAATGA
- the rpe gene encoding ribulose-phosphate 3-epimerase, with protein MTLPIRIAPSILAADFARLGEEVRNVTAAGADWIHLDVMDGHFVPNISFGADVIKSLRSYTSATFDCHLMISPVDDYLEAFAKAGCDRITVHAEAGPHLHRSLQTIRNLGKKVGVTINPATPLSAIENVLDDVDLILIMSVNPGFGGQKFIPAMAAKIAAAKSLIGDRPIELEVDGGVTMETAPAIARAGGNVLVAGSAIFKGGTVENYRRTVADLRQAAEGART; from the coding sequence ATGACGCTGCCCATTCGCATTGCCCCCTCGATCCTCGCGGCGGATTTCGCCAGGCTCGGCGAGGAGGTGCGCAACGTCACGGCCGCCGGCGCCGACTGGATCCATCTCGACGTGATGGACGGGCATTTCGTGCCGAACATCTCCTTCGGCGCCGATGTCATCAAGTCGCTACGCTCTTATACCTCAGCCACCTTCGACTGCCATCTGATGATCTCGCCGGTCGACGACTATCTCGAAGCCTTCGCCAAGGCCGGCTGCGACCGGATTACCGTCCATGCCGAAGCCGGGCCGCATCTGCACCGCTCGCTGCAGACCATCCGCAATCTCGGCAAGAAGGTCGGGGTGACGATCAATCCGGCAACCCCGCTCAGCGCCATCGAAAACGTGCTCGACGATGTCGACCTCATCCTGATCATGTCGGTCAATCCCGGCTTTGGCGGGCAGAAGTTCATTCCGGCAATGGCTGCCAAGATCGCGGCGGCGAAGTCACTGATCGGTGATCGGCCGATCGAACTCGAGGTCGATGGCGGCGTCACGATGGAAACGGCGCCGGCGATCGCCCGCGCCGGCGGCAACGTCCTGGTCGCCGGCTCGGCAATTTTCAAGGGCGGTACGGTCGAGAACTATCGCCGGACCGTCGCCGATCTGCGTCAGGCAGCCGAAGGGGCACGAACATGA
- a CDS encoding DUF2259 domain-containing protein gives MTKSLIIGGLFAAALAGLPGLSLAGDIANIQPIGFSADGKVFGFQEFGIEESGGVPYSNTYFVDTNSGQYLEGTPFHTEMTDKDANLSKARRQNLTAARSQMDKYDLLTNPGLIAAFNPPTELGSPSKTIRYTTLATDGPPKSPYTLSLGEMPVPTPKGCAAVDKRVLGFSLQMIEKQGAPNRQAARQATAVPADRACSVEYRIGGAMVYQPEAGNQVHIALILAFDADRNGRWIAVPVHP, from the coding sequence ATGACAAAGAGTCTGATCATCGGTGGCCTGTTTGCCGCCGCATTGGCCGGCCTGCCCGGCCTGTCCCTTGCCGGCGACATCGCCAATATCCAGCCGATCGGCTTTTCCGCCGACGGCAAGGTCTTCGGATTTCAGGAATTCGGCATCGAGGAGAGTGGCGGCGTCCCCTACTCCAACACCTATTTCGTCGATACCAACAGCGGCCAGTATCTCGAGGGCACGCCCTTCCACACCGAGATGACCGACAAGGACGCCAATCTTTCCAAGGCGCGGCGGCAGAACCTGACGGCGGCGCGCAGCCAGATGGACAAATACGATCTGCTCACCAATCCCGGCCTGATCGCCGCCTTCAATCCGCCGACCGAACTCGGTTCTCCCTCGAAGACCATCCGCTACACGACGCTTGCGACCGACGGCCCGCCGAAATCGCCCTATACGCTTTCGCTCGGTGAGATGCCGGTGCCGACGCCGAAGGGTTGCGCGGCTGTCGACAAGCGGGTCCTCGGCTTCAGCCTGCAGATGATCGAGAAGCAAGGCGCTCCGAACCGCCAGGCGGCGCGGCAGGCGACCGCGGTTCCGGCCGATCGCGCCTGTTCGGTCGAATACCGGATCGGCGGCGCGATGGTCTATCAGCCGGAGGCCGGAAACCAGGTTCACATCGCCCTTATCCTGGCCTTCGACGCCGACAGGAACGGACGCTGGATCGCCGTTCCGGTTCATCCCTGA
- the purB gene encoding adenylosuccinate lyase has translation MIPRYSRPEMVAIWSPETKFRIWFEIEAHACDALAELGVIPQSAAKTIWEKGGAATFDVDRIDEIEAVTKHDVIAFLTHLAEIVGPDARFVHQGMTSSDVLDTCFNVQLVRATDILIADIDRLLEALKTRAFEHKDTVTIGRSHGIHAEPTTFGVKLALAYAEFERCRQRLVAAREEVATCAISGAVGTFANIDPRVEEHVAEALGLKAEPVSTQVIPRDRHAMYFATLGVVASSIERLATEIRHLQRTEVLEVEEYFSPGQKGSSAMPHKRNPVLTENLTGLARMVRSYAMPAMENVALWHERDISHSSVERMIGPDATVTLDFALSRLAGVIEKLLVYPENMEKNLNKFRGLVHSQRVLLALTQAGASREDAYRLVQRNAMKVWEQGKDFLEELLADGEVRAALSEEDIREKFDLGYHTKHVDTIFRRVFGNA, from the coding sequence ATGATCCCGCGTTATTCCCGCCCCGAAATGGTCGCCATCTGGTCTCCCGAAACCAAGTTCCGCATCTGGTTCGAGATCGAAGCGCATGCCTGCGACGCGCTGGCCGAACTCGGCGTCATCCCCCAATCGGCGGCAAAAACGATCTGGGAAAAAGGCGGTGCGGCAACCTTCGATGTCGACCGCATCGACGAGATCGAGGCCGTCACCAAGCATGACGTTATCGCCTTCCTGACCCATCTTGCCGAGATCGTCGGCCCGGATGCACGCTTCGTCCACCAGGGCATGACCTCATCCGACGTGCTCGACACCTGCTTCAACGTCCAGTTGGTTCGCGCCACCGATATCCTCATCGCCGACATCGACCGGCTGCTCGAGGCGCTCAAAACCCGCGCCTTCGAACACAAGGACACCGTCACCATCGGCCGGTCGCACGGCATTCACGCCGAGCCCACCACCTTCGGCGTCAAGCTGGCGCTCGCCTATGCCGAATTCGAGCGCTGCCGCCAGCGCCTCGTCGCCGCCCGCGAGGAAGTCGCGACCTGCGCCATCTCGGGCGCCGTCGGCACCTTCGCCAATATCGATCCGCGCGTCGAGGAACATGTCGCCGAGGCGCTTGGCCTGAAGGCGGAGCCGGTCTCGACCCAGGTCATCCCGCGCGACCGCCACGCCATGTATTTCGCCACCCTCGGCGTCGTTGCCTCCTCCATCGAGCGCCTGGCGACCGAAATCCGCCACCTGCAGCGCACCGAAGTGCTGGAAGTGGAAGAATATTTCTCGCCCGGCCAGAAGGGCTCCTCGGCCATGCCGCACAAGCGCAATCCGGTGCTGACCGAAAACCTCACCGGCCTCGCCCGCATGGTCCGCTCCTACGCCATGCCGGCCATGGAAAACGTCGCCCTCTGGCACGAGCGCGATATATCCCACTCCTCGGTCGAACGCATGATCGGCCCGGATGCGACCGTCACTCTCGACTTCGCCCTCTCGCGTCTCGCCGGCGTCATCGAAAAGCTGCTGGTCTACCCCGAGAACATGGAGAAGAACCTCAACAAATTCCGCGGCCTCGTCCACTCCCAACGCGTCCTCCTGGCTCTGACCCAAGCCGGCGCCTCCCGCGAGGACGCCTACCGCCTGGTGCAGCGCAACGCCATGAAGGTCTGGGAACAGGGCAAGGATTTTTTGGAGGAGCTGCTCGCCGATGGTGAGGTGCGCGCTGCTCTCTCAGAAGAAGATATCCGGGAGAAGTTCGATCTCGGCTACCATACCAAACATGTGGACACGATCTTTCGCCGTGTGTTTGGGAACGCATGA
- a CDS encoding low affinity iron permease family protein: MQHLFARFATKISEWAGKPVIFILALIAVVIWAALGPFFDYSETWQLVINTGTTIITFLMVFVLQNAQTRDTRAIQAKLNEIILTSHAENRFIGIENLDEEELKRLDELVAKAAKGRGETEACRISEAANVVVPKKEVLRKRRASAKPAKQKQRPLEKN; this comes from the coding sequence ATGCAGCATCTGTTCGCCCGCTTCGCAACCAAGATATCGGAATGGGCGGGCAAACCCGTCATCTTCATCCTGGCGCTCATCGCCGTCGTGATCTGGGCGGCACTCGGCCCCTTCTTCGATTATTCGGAAACCTGGCAGCTGGTCATCAACACCGGCACGACGATCATCACCTTCCTGATGGTTTTCGTGTTGCAGAACGCCCAGACGCGCGACACAAGGGCGATCCAGGCCAAACTCAACGAAATCATCCTGACCAGCCATGCGGAAAATCGCTTCATCGGCATCGAAAATCTCGACGAGGAGGAGCTGAAGCGTCTCGACGAGCTGGTCGCCAAGGCGGCCAAGGGCAGGGGCGAGACGGAGGCTTGCCGGATATCGGAGGCCGCCAATGTGGTGGTGCCGAAAAAGGAGGTGCTGCGTAAGCGACGAGCCTCAGCCAAGCCGGCGAAGCAGAAACAACGGCCGCTTGAGAAAAATTAA
- a CDS encoding DUF2189 domain-containing protein, translated as MAAFHVMTGAGESLARPVVNRISIADVFDALKRGYDDFMEKPSHYVFLCLMYPIAGVFLTLWSSGANLLPMVFPLMAGFVLIGPIAAIGLYEISRRREAGLDTSWTHALDVRHSPALPSIVAVGLMLCALFVVWLVTAQTLYSNLLGEVFPRSMADFFRQVFGTAEGMQLIIWGNLIGFVFALVVLSISVITFPLLLDRDVGAVAAVLASIRATIANPVPVLLWGLIVAALLVIGTIPVFAGLALVIPILGHATWHLYRKLIAREGV; from the coding sequence ATGGCGGCATTTCATGTCATGACGGGTGCAGGCGAAAGCTTAGCGCGGCCCGTTGTCAATCGCATCAGTATCGCCGACGTCTTCGACGCGCTGAAGCGCGGGTACGACGATTTCATGGAGAAACCGTCGCATTATGTGTTCCTGTGCCTGATGTACCCGATTGCCGGCGTCTTCCTGACGCTCTGGTCATCGGGCGCCAATCTTTTGCCGATGGTCTTTCCGCTGATGGCAGGTTTCGTGCTGATCGGCCCGATCGCAGCGATCGGCCTTTACGAGATCAGCCGCCGGCGCGAGGCCGGCCTCGACACGTCATGGACACATGCGCTCGACGTACGCCATTCGCCAGCGCTGCCGTCGATCGTCGCAGTCGGGCTGATGCTTTGTGCGCTTTTCGTCGTCTGGCTGGTGACGGCGCAGACGCTCTACAGCAACCTGCTCGGTGAAGTGTTTCCGCGCAGCATGGCGGATTTCTTCCGCCAGGTCTTCGGCACGGCCGAGGGCATGCAGCTGATCATCTGGGGCAATCTGATCGGCTTCGTCTTTGCGCTCGTCGTGCTGTCGATATCCGTGATTACCTTTCCGCTGTTGCTCGACCGCGATGTCGGAGCGGTGGCCGCCGTCCTCGCCTCGATCCGGGCGACGATTGCCAATCCGGTGCCGGTGCTGCTCTGGGGCCTGATCGTTGCGGCACTGCTCGTGATCGGCACGATCCCGGTCTTTGCCGGACTGGCGCTGGTTATTCCGATCCTTGGCCATGCGACCTGGCATCTTTATCGCAAGCTGATTGCGCGCGAAGGCGTGTAA
- a CDS encoding alpha/beta hydrolase: MKASDADILIIPGYTNSGPSHWQSRWEAKLSTARRVEQAEWTKPVREDWIARIAEEVNASTRPVILVAHSLGVASAIHAIPHFRKPVAGAFLVAPPDVANPDIRPKHLMTFGPYPRDPLPFPSITVASRNDPFGSYEHADDIAGSWGSFIVDAGEAGHINADSGHGPWPEGTMVFAQFLSKLSA, encoded by the coding sequence ATGAAAGCCTCAGACGCAGATATCCTCATCATTCCCGGCTACACCAACTCAGGGCCGAGCCACTGGCAGAGCCGCTGGGAGGCAAAGCTCAGCACGGCGCGGCGCGTCGAACAGGCCGAATGGACAAAGCCCGTCCGCGAGGACTGGATCGCCCGTATCGCCGAGGAAGTGAACGCCTCGACCCGTCCGGTCATCCTCGTTGCCCATTCGCTCGGCGTGGCCTCGGCGATCCACGCCATCCCGCATTTCCGCAAGCCGGTGGCGGGCGCCTTCCTCGTCGCCCCACCCGATGTCGCCAATCCCGACATCCGCCCGAAGCACCTGATGACCTTCGGCCCCTACCCGCGTGATCCGCTGCCCTTCCCGTCGATCACGGTGGCGAGCCGCAACGATCCGTTCGGCAGCTACGAACATGCCGACGATATCGCCGGCAGCTGGGGCTCCTTCATCGTCGATGCCGGCGAGGCAGGCCATATCAATGCCGATTCCGGTCACGGCCCCTGGCCCGAGGGCACGATGGTCTTCGCCCAGTTCCTAAGCAAGCTCTCCGCCTGA
- a CDS encoding EAL domain-containing protein: MPVKKAHPEADDPHNEALAAEAGVGNGADDDSDLAERESRWNHALVGSGLGVWDHNYRLDRKYYSQTWKTMRGMAPDEEAAGDYDTWLQLVHPDDRDFVIHAIDRQNAGDPDYQIFEYRERHRDGHWMWIDCRGACVEWNESGVPSRIVGTDTDITARKEAEETLSRLSRRLDLALEISRIGVFEADIENETVEWDERLIAIYGLQGAPRQIASDAWAKSLHPDDRERVLGLSDRSVESGSDFQQEYRIIRGDGAERVIRARSAFFVDGNGHRKLIGANWDVTGEVALRNELQRAKDLAEARNRELEAAKESIEHLALHDYLTSLPNRRYLDKMLDERSAECRAKGLALAILHIDLDRFKQINDTLGHRAGDAMLRHAATVLRNSVRAADFVARIGGDEFVILCIVDPASKKIGGLAERVIRELRKPVRYEGHDCRFGASIGIAIDSGPTLDAKQMLLDADIALYRAKGLGRNRFEFFSAAARRDIISAKHLADEILIGLERNEFVPFYQLQFDARTLDVAGVETLARWQHPVHGLLTPDRFLDIAEDLDVVSTIDALILERAMADRRVWIKDGLSVPKISVNVSARRLADPDLGKKLRALKIQPGTFAFELLESISLDDCDEAVAANLKKLRKLGIDIQIDDFGTGHASIVSLLRLSPKTLKIDRELIRMLPQSAEQRKLVGSIIDIGRSLNILVIAEGVETADHIRILEELDCDTLQGYALARPMPAMQIPSFIRAGSWRHGQIAARALQTQLRHALPSRAAK; the protein is encoded by the coding sequence ATGCCTGTGAAGAAAGCCCATCCAGAGGCCGATGATCCGCATAACGAGGCCTTAGCGGCCGAGGCAGGCGTCGGCAACGGGGCAGACGATGATTCCGACCTAGCGGAGCGGGAGAGCCGGTGGAACCATGCGCTCGTCGGCTCCGGCCTTGGCGTATGGGATCACAACTACCGTCTTGATCGCAAATATTACTCGCAGACGTGGAAGACCATGCGCGGCATGGCGCCCGACGAGGAAGCCGCTGGCGATTACGACACCTGGCTGCAGCTCGTCCATCCCGATGACCGCGATTTCGTCATCCACGCCATCGACCGGCAAAACGCCGGCGACCCGGATTACCAGATCTTCGAATATCGCGAGCGCCACAGGGACGGTCACTGGATGTGGATCGACTGCCGCGGCGCCTGCGTCGAATGGAACGAGAGCGGCGTACCGTCGCGGATCGTCGGCACCGATACCGATATCACCGCCCGCAAGGAGGCCGAGGAGACGCTGTCGCGTTTGTCGCGCCGGCTCGATCTGGCGCTGGAGATTTCCCGCATCGGCGTCTTCGAGGCGGATATCGAGAATGAGACCGTCGAATGGGATGAGCGTCTCATCGCCATATACGGGCTGCAGGGCGCCCCACGCCAAATCGCCAGCGACGCCTGGGCGAAAAGCCTGCATCCCGACGACCGCGAGCGCGTGCTGGGCTTGTCCGACCGCAGCGTCGAAAGCGGAAGTGACTTCCAGCAGGAATACCGCATCATTCGCGGCGACGGCGCCGAACGCGTTATCCGCGCCCGCTCGGCCTTCTTCGTCGACGGCAACGGCCACCGCAAGCTGATCGGCGCCAATTGGGACGTCACCGGGGAGGTCGCGCTCCGAAACGAGTTGCAGCGCGCCAAGGATCTGGCCGAGGCCCGCAACCGCGAACTCGAAGCCGCCAAGGAGAGCATCGAGCACCTGGCGCTGCACGATTATCTCACCAGCCTGCCGAACCGCCGTTATCTCGACAAGATGCTGGACGAACGCTCCGCCGAATGCCGGGCCAAGGGCCTGGCGCTGGCGATCCTGCATATCGATCTCGACCGCTTCAAGCAGATCAACGACACGCTCGGCCACCGGGCCGGCGACGCCATGCTGCGGCATGCCGCAACCGTACTCAGAAATTCCGTCCGTGCCGCCGATTTCGTCGCCCGCATCGGCGGCGACGAATTCGTCATCCTCTGCATCGTCGATCCCGCATCCAAGAAGATCGGCGGCCTTGCCGAACGTGTCATCCGCGAATTGCGCAAACCCGTCCGATATGAGGGGCACGACTGCCGCTTCGGCGCCAGCATCGGCATCGCCATCGACAGCGGACCGACACTCGACGCCAAGCAGATGCTGCTCGATGCCGATATCGCGCTCTATCGTGCCAAGGGCCTGGGCCGCAATCGCTTCGAATTTTTCTCGGCTGCTGCCCGCCGCGACATCATCTCCGCCAAGCACCTCGCCGACGAGATCCTGATCGGCCTCGAGCGCAATGAATTCGTGCCCTTCTATCAGCTGCAGTTCGATGCCCGCACGCTGGATGTCGCAGGCGTCGAAACACTTGCCCGCTGGCAGCATCCGGTGCATGGGCTGCTGACGCCCGACCGCTTCCTCGATATCGCTGAAGACCTCGACGTCGTCTCGACCATCGACGCCCTGATCCTGGAGCGCGCCATGGCCGATCGCCGCGTCTGGATCAAGGACGGGCTGTCGGTTCCGAAAATATCGGTCAACGTTTCGGCCAGACGGCTCGCCGATCCCGATCTCGGTAAGAAACTCCGCGCCCTGAAAATCCAGCCCGGCACGTTCGCCTTCGAATTGCTGGAATCGATCTCGCTCGACGATTGCGACGAGGCGGTGGCCGCCAACCTGAAAAAGCTGCGCAAGCTCGGCATCGACATCCAGATCGATGATTTCGGCACCGGCCATGCCTCGATCGTCAGCCTGCTGCGCTTGAGCCCGAAGACATTGAAGATCGACCGCGAGCTGATCCGCATGCTGCCGCAATCGGCCGAGCAGCGCAAACTCGTCGGCTCGATCATCGACATCGGTCGCTCGCTGAACATCCTCGTCATCGCCGAGGGTGTCGAGACGGCCGATCATATCCGCATTCTCGAAGAACTCGACTGCGACACGCTGCAGGGTTATGCGCTTGCCCGGCCAATGCCGGCCATGCAGATCCCTTCCTTCATCCGTGCCGGAAGCTGGCGTCACGGGCAAATCGCCGCGCGCGCCCTGCAGACGCAGCTTCGTCACGCACTGCCAAGCAGAGCCGCCAAATAA